CAATTGAGGCGACATATATGTTGTTGTTCATGTCGTAGTCCATTGAAATCACGGATTGAGATGTTAAATTCCATTGGTCTGAAACGAGGATGTCATTTCCCCAAAGAGGAGCGTACGAACCGGGAGATCCTTCCCTTTCTGCCGGCTGTTCCGGAGGGAAAAAAGCGGGTCCGGAATTACAATTCTCAAAATCGGCCGGATCCATGTCGTCCTGAGATTCGACTGAATTGGCCGTTCTTTCTACTGCGTTGGGTCCCCAGCTTGACATTGCGAATGCCGAGCCGGCAAGAACCGTCAGAAAAATTACTAGTGCTGTTTTCATTTTCTTCTCCTTTCGTTTTTTAAAGATTATACACGATCGGGTATTAAAAAATCATTAAATAGAGGTTAAGTTCAAAAATTATAAAAGGTCCGGAATAAAACATTTCTGCTACAAGTAAACTATGTGAAACACGGAGGTGAGAGATGAAAAGAAGAACATTCGACACTAAAGGACCGATGAGAATCGGCATCGCCATGGCCTTGCTTTTGCATGTAGTCGCTTTTATGACCATCCCTGAACCGGAAATTCCCGTTTACAAACCTCTGGATTCGAGAGAAAGGGAAACAATACAAGCCAACATAAATGTGGGGATCGATTTCAGGACGGTCGAAGACGTGGTCAGAATTATCGAAAACCAGAATGTCATAGAGATTCCCAAGCAGGACGGGGGTGAGATAATCATCTCGGATAAAGGCGACACCCTTCTCGGAAACATAACGGATTCCGTTTTTCTTATAGACACGGTTTCGCTTATACCTGAAGACACGTCGGATACAGGGTCAGAGTACGTGATGTCGTACGAGATACCACCGAGACCTGTAAAACTTCAGGAACCGGCCTATCCTTCAGCGGCTCTGAACGGGGGGCTTGAGGGAACAGTCGTTTTGATGCTTTACGTAGATATCGACGGAACCGTTACGAAAGCCGAAGTTATAAATTCGACCAATCCTCTGTTCGATCAGAGCGCAGTTGACGCCGGGCTGAAGTGCGTTTTCAAACCGGCAGAGAGCGCCGGCAGACCAGTGAGGGTAAAGCTCGTTTTTCCGGTGAATTTCAAGCTTAACGGGTGAAAGGGTGAAGGCGGTACAAAGCGGCGTTTTTCTTTGAAAAGCGCCGCTCTGGTATTTCTGTCCTCAATTAGTCCAATGAGTCTCCTTAAAATAATGAGTTGACTTTTATCCGGGTCTAAAATTAAAGTTCTAATTCAATATAAATCCTGAAAAAATGACGATAAAAGAAAACATTCTCATATCAGTCGCCGAGAAAATCGAAAAAGACTGTCCTCTGTCTGTGAACAGGTTGAGCGCTTCGGAGCTCGCGCTCGTTCTATGCAGTCTTCACTTTTATCACAAAAAAAGCATTTTTGCTTTTCTCGACGACGAAAAAGAGATCGAAAAAATATCTTCAGACATTTTTGTCATGTCAGGCGTTTTGCCTAAGACTTTACCCAGGTGGGACAAAGCTTTACCGGGTGAGTTTTCACCTTCACCGGACATAGTGAGGAGAAGGATGGATTTTCTGCTGAGCGCCGGAAGGGGAAAAAACGGTATTTATATTGCCGGAACAGATTCTCTGACCGAGAAAGTCCCTTCTCCGAAAAGGCTTGAATCGTTCTCTTTGAAAATTGAACTTGGATCTGGTATTGACACTGAAAAAACGGCTCTGCTGCTTACAAATGCCGGATACAACGCTGAAACAAACGCAATAAATCCGGGGGAATTTTCTATGAGAGGCGGAATTATAGACGTTTTTTCTCAGGGAGAGGAATATCCGGCGAGGATCGAACTTTTCGGCGACAAGATAGACGATTTGCGTGTTTACGATCCATCTAACCAGCGGAGCGTCAGAAAGATAACGACTTACAACATAATTCCAGCCAGGGAAATACTTTTAGACGACGAAGAAACAGCCGAGTTTCGAAATAAATTCCCTGAATTTCCGGATCCTTTCGCTTTGGGCTGTGAAGCCATTGCCAAAGAGCTGAGAAATGACGACGTACAGCTTGAAAGCGTTTTTCACAATGGTTTATTATTCTCGGAATCAGCGGAAATAACCGGCGCAAGGAAAATCAACTGGGGTGACGGTGTGACAACTCCTGTCGATTTCAGTTTTGAAGACATGGATAAAGAAGGGATTGCCGGGGATTTCAAAAATTACACGGTCAGATTTTTCGTCAAATCCCAGTCCCTGTCAAAAAAACTTGGCAAATATTTCCCCGACGCAGATTTTGTGGGAAAACCGCTGAGTTCGGGTTTTTTGCTCGAATGCGCGAAACAGATTTTTATCACTGAAAAGGAGCTTTTCGGAATTGAACCGAGACTGATAACTCAAAAAGAAAGAGAGCATTATTTTGTAAGAGATGAGATAGAATTCCTTCCTGTCGGAACATACGTAGTACACGAGCAGTCCGGGGTCGGCAGATACAAAGGCGTCAAAGTGATTGATCACGGCGGGCAAAAGACGGAATACTTGATGCTCGAATACGCGGACGAAGCTATTTTATATCTGCCCGTTCACAAGCTCCACCTCCTGACAAGATATATAGGGCCAAAGGATTCAGCTGTGCCCCAACTTAGCAGTCTCGGCTCGCTCAAATGGCTTCAAAAAAAACAGAAAGCAAAAAAAATCATTTGGGACATGACTATTGAACTGGCTCAGCATTACGCTCTCAGAAAAGCGGCCACAGCGCCTGCCATAGAGATAGACGATGAATTAGCGAGGTCTCTGTCTTCGAGCTTTGAATTTGAAGAAACCCCGGATCAGCTCAAAGCCATAGAAGATGTTTATTCGGATCTGATAGTCCCGAAACCGATGGACAGACTGATCTGCGGAGAAGTCGGATTCGGCAAAACCGAAGTCGCTGTAAGAGCTTCGATGAAAGCCGCCAACAGCGGATATCAGACCGCAGTCCTCGTACCGACTACAGTCCTTTGCCGT
This candidate division WOR-3 bacterium DNA region includes the following protein-coding sequences:
- a CDS encoding energy transducer TonB → MKRRTFDTKGPMRIGIAMALLLHVVAFMTIPEPEIPVYKPLDSRERETIQANINVGIDFRTVEDVVRIIENQNVIEIPKQDGGEIIISDKGDTLLGNITDSVFLIDTVSLIPEDTSDTGSEYVMSYEIPPRPVKLQEPAYPSAALNGGLEGTVVLMLYVDIDGTVTKAEVINSTNPLFDQSAVDAGLKCVFKPAESAGRPVRVKLVFPVNFKLNG
- the mfd gene encoding transcription-repair coupling factor, giving the protein MTIKENILISVAEKIEKDCPLSVNRLSASELALVLCSLHFYHKKSIFAFLDDEKEIEKISSDIFVMSGVLPKTLPRWDKALPGEFSPSPDIVRRRMDFLLSAGRGKNGIYIAGTDSLTEKVPSPKRLESFSLKIELGSGIDTEKTALLLTNAGYNAETNAINPGEFSMRGGIIDVFSQGEEYPARIELFGDKIDDLRVYDPSNQRSVRKITTYNIIPAREILLDDEETAEFRNKFPEFPDPFALGCEAIAKELRNDDVQLESVFHNGLLFSESAEITGARKINWGDGVTTPVDFSFEDMDKEGIAGDFKNYTVRFFVKSQSLSKKLGKYFPDADFVGKPLSSGFLLECAKQIFITEKELFGIEPRLITQKEREHYFVRDEIEFLPVGTYVVHEQSGVGRYKGVKVIDHGGQKTEYLMLEYADEAILYLPVHKLHLLTRYIGPKDSAVPQLSSLGSLKWLQKKQKAKKIIWDMTIELAQHYALRKAATAPAIEIDDELARSLSSSFEFEETPDQLKAIEDVYSDLIVPKPMDRLICGEVGFGKTEVAVRASMKAANSGYQTAVLVPTTVLCRQHFDVFKRRLADYPMKIEMLSRFVSREGAKKTIENISSGKTDVVIGTHRLLSQDIKFRNLGLLIIDEEHKFGVKQKEKLRKLKKNVNTLMMSATPIPRTLHMSLWNLMDVSQIRTAPPGRFPIETSVIPFSEKVVKDAVYFEISRGGQVFFLHNRIDSLQAVEAYLRRILPDVSMKCCHGRMSSGQIEKIMVEFYDHEFDVLISTTIIESGLDIRNANTLIVDRADTLGLAQLHQIRGRIGRGDVRAYCYFMIPRKGPKTDSGKERLKAIRSYARLGAGYQLAMHDMKIRGAGNLLGSQQSGYDFDIGYELYMKYLEEAVEKIKAEKGEQEEIEHDVLTDFAYYIPPEFVQDAQERVYLYRRIAGSSLDELSDIEAEIKDRYGALPENAIRFFEVAKLYRTVKESCIASLTLTESLKIQFAKDPERWYIEKLVLNMPE